The Naumovozyma castellii chromosome 2, complete genome sequence AGAGCTTCTCTGACAGATGAAAAGAGTAGATTATCAGTAACATCAAATACGGATAGTATGGGAAGTCATGGTTCTAATATGAACCTTGAATTGGAGCCTCTGTTAACTCCAAGATCATTATACATGCCATGGCCTACTGCCACAGTCAGAGCCTTTGCTGAATTTTTCTACACAGGACAGGttaattcaaaatggaTGCTGGCACCGGTTGTACTGGATTTATTGGTTATGTCAAAGATTTATGAGCTGCCGTTGCTTTACAACTTAGTCGCTGAGGTTCTTTATTCTATTGTTGGTAGAAAGAAGGAAAGTTTATCTGTTACTTGTTCCTCTTTGAAGGATGGGTTTGAAAGTAAAGTGGCATTATACTACGACggaaatttaaataagGCTAACGAATTCCTTTCAAAGAATGAGATGTATATCGAATTATTAAGACTACAGAAATGTTTGGAAAACCTGGATGATGGTTTCTTCGACATGGAGGTtctaaaaaatatttcaaggaCACAATCAACAAGTACTCATGAAAGTGAAGTAGCCGATAATATCGATAAGTACATCGATAGGGACAATAGTATAGGCTCTTTTTCAAACGTTCCTACTGTTTTTGCTGGAGGACCAAGAGATAGCCATAACTCCGTCGGCTCAGTAGGTTTTCCAAACTCgttaaatattcaaacaCCAAGGACTTCAAATTCTACGTACACACCAAAgccaaagaaaaaatctAGCCTTAGCAGAGAAATTGATCCCACTTCATTTATGGAAATGAATTCGAGTGATGAAGACATGGGCCCgaaatcaagaaattatagTGGAATCGATCCAAAAACAATGGAGGGgagtttctttaatattattgatgaaagtAGTACAAGTAGTTCAAGTACAACAAGCAGTAGTGatggagaagaagaagtagCCTACTCGAAATccaaagaaattggaaaggaACAGACTAGTTCTACTGGTTCCTCAAATGGAGACAAAGAAGATAACGAAAATAAAGGGAATGATGGTGAAACCTCTGCTAAGGTCAAAGGAAAAATGGGAACAGAAGTTCGCTCAGATTcagatgattttgattctgGACTTGCGATGCTCTCGCTTAATAAAATGAGAAAGAAGGTAAAAAAGGGAGAGCAACATGatgaatcaattgatcCATTGTTTAAATCGACTTCTGCTGGTCAAAGTccgatgaagaattatgGAACATTTGCTAAATATGGCTCAAGTTTTGGAGGGAAAGGTGCAAGAGATGATACGAACAAACGAGACTTTAGTATTCTGACATTAGGAAATATGGCTTCAAGAAATGCTCTACCACCAGTTGATTATGTTATAAAATCAATTTATAGGACAGCCATTCTAGTTAATGATGTAAGGTTAATGGTGACATGTTTGGATTGTGTAGAAATTTCGAAAGGATTAAAATCCCTTAAAAAGGAGATTAGCGAAGAGATACAGAGGTTAGATGCAAAGAACGATACTTCTAAAAAGAAAGTACCCATTGCAAGAGAAAAAGAGAATGTCGAGGAGCTTAAAAAGCAAATGTCAATACCTCCAACCAGACAAAGATCAGATACATCATTAGGGAGGACGATGTCTGCCACATCTAGTAGTAACAAACCACGAAAAAATGAACGTGGCTCTGATGGACTTTTCAAGAGTTTTGGGCAGATTTACCGCTGAAGTCGCCCAAATGAATTGTGTTCATAATGCAATTGTTCTATAACTTCTTTAAGCAGTATATAAAAAGTTGTCTACGTTTGTAACAAATATACGCACAATGTGAATTAGGAGACTTTTTATTTCCAAACTTCAAGTATAAAGGAATCAGGTACAATTTATGAAGGGAAGTTTCTATATGGTATAGAAAAGCTTCGTTATGATATTTTCGTATGTCATTTTTTTTAGCATAATAAGAAGTAAGATTCgaaaaaagaataaagtcAGTGATATTTGAGTACTAGGGAAAAAACTTTTATAAAAGTCAGCAAATATGAGAATATTGtggaaataataaataatttacTTTTTCAGATGGgtttataataatttagtatatttgaatagtttagttaaaaaatatttttcattttactaataaataaaaaccctttattaaaaatggCAACTGAAAAGCCACTCCAATACAATCAAAATGTTCAAAATTTGTTAAGTTATAAATTAAAGGTGTTTTTAAAAGGTTTAAAAAGACAAGTTTTGAAAAGCTTTTATTTCTTACAATTAATATTAGTAGAAGCAACGGTCAAGACCCTCAAGAGAAAAATGGAAGTGACAGGTTTACTTACAGATTGGTTTAAATTTgttgtattttttttcaaagactTTTAAATACTTATCGCTGTTTAAATTGTCATTTCAGtaaagatttcttcttctaatataAAGTTCCTTTCCTCTATTTaaaaaacaaattttatttattatattggCCCATACAACATGTACAAATTTAAGTTATTCAAGAACTGATTTGTGTTACAAGTTACAATATAGAGTTGGGCCCTTGCGTGCTTCAATATTATGACGTGCTTCAAAGTATCCGCCCCGAAAATATTCGTGATCTAGACAAGATTCACTGCTTTAGCAGCAAAGGCTTATTGCAATCTTCCTCGAGACAAATCTGACCAGTGAGGACAATGACGGACATTCTTTCAAAGTATAAAAATACACACTTTACTGAACTCCCTACTCCTGcatttattatcaatgaagataagttcaatttgaattgtCAGGCAATGCTTAAGAGCGTAAACGACTTACGTCTTAAAACaggaaaaaatattctatTTCGCCCACATGTTAAGACACATAAGACAGGCCAAGGAACTGTAAGACAACTAGGACATGGAGTGATCAACCATTATGAAAGAAATACAGGTTCTATTTTAGTCTCGACATTTAGTGAAGCACGAGGGATATTAGATTATCAAGAATCATTTGGTGAGAAATATGTTGACGATATAGCTTTCAGTATACCAGTTTGCATTCCCCAGTATATGACACGACTTGCCAATACAGCTAATAGAGTAAAGACTCTGAGAGTTTTTGTGGACAACGAGGAACATCTAAATAACCTAGTTGAATATGGAAGATTGCCTGGAGACAAAAAGTGGTCCCTTTTTGTAAAGTTAGACATGGGAACACATAGAGCTGGTGTTGTGACGGAATCCTCAGAGTTCCAATCcctgttgaagaaaattctCTCCAAGGATGTCAAGGAAGTTGCCGAGCTTTACGGATTTTATGCCCATTGCGGCCACAGTTATCATGCTTCTTCTGCTTCTCAAGCGTATCAGTACTTCGAGGATGAACTAAAGGCCGTCAACAATGCAGCTAAAAAGGTAGTTGATATGGATGAATCCTTACTTGCAAAATCCTTAGTTTTATCTGTTGGTGCTACACCTACAACTACAGCAGTCCTACATGCCAAACCAGATTTAACCGAATATATCAGAAACGAACTCATTGGGACTTTGGAAGTTCATTGTGGAAACTATTGTTTGTATGATTTGCAGCAGGTATCAACTGGATGTGTTGCTCCCAAAAATGTTGCTGGCTTTGTGCTAGGGAGTGTTTTGTCATCTTACCCAACAAGGGCAGAAATGTTAACGGATACAGGTGTCTTAGCTTTATCGCGAGAAACGTCCACTATTGCCGGATTTGGATACTGTATCAACCCAGATGAAATACTAAATGATAAGTTCACCTCTAAAGGAGAGTGGTATGTGGATAGATTATCACAAGAACATGGAATTCTTAAACCACATGCAGAGGTTAATTGTCCCAACCTATTAAAACTAGGTTCCAAAGTTACCATTTTACCACAACATGCTTGCATCACCATGGCACAGTtttcatattattttattgttaACAAAAAGGGAACTGTAGTTGATGTCTGGACAccatttcaaaaatggtAAATAAGGAACTTggaaatatcaaatatttcattgagACTAATACCATGTATATGTATTCATTTGTATCTTTATCAAGATGAGACTAATTTTTAACGTAGTATTTACTGACACCGTTGAACATTTCGCGCATAACTTCCCACGACGAAAATTTTTGTTAGATTGCAAGCATTCACGTTGAATGGAAATCTATTGAAATTTGTAGATTTATGATATTAATTGGCATAATTCATGTCAGAAGGGCAAGCACGCATAGGGTTACTTCAAGCTAACAACCTAATTATGTCGTCTACCATCACCTGGGAGGAATTGGCTCCTATAATGGAAAATAGATGTAACGACGCAATAGTGTCAAGAAGAATCCAATTCTTAAAAGATTTGCTTAACCTAGTTGAAGGTGAAACACTAGAAACACCTCAATTGGCTCAAATATCAATGAACTTATTAAAGACTTTTGTTATATATCAAGATACCAAATCAAAAGATCTAGTTATCTCAATTTTTCACGCCATTCTACCTTTGGAACCTCGTCTTTTGGagaaatatattacttTTATTTTGGAACAAGTTTCTAAATACCCAGGAACTAGGGCTCTATCCGActatttaaatttatttgacTGGATCCATTCCTTTTTGGAAGTAATTGCTACGGATTCCTCGAGGTTTGAGGAACTTATCccaaaattattggaagtCCATTGTTACACAACTTATGGTATTGAAACTGTACTTGATAATCAAGAAACTACTAAGAAAACTCATTTCAGACGTAACCAGCACAGAAAGAGGATTCGTGAATCTGTTCTTCAAGCAACCAGCAAAACATTTACCCACTGTTTCAAGCACAATGGTAATGCCTCGTCCTACTTCAGTGCTATTTGCAAGATCGTCTTGGAAGACCATACCAAGTTAAAACTTCCAGTAACaggtgttgttgttataaTGGGTGCTCTAACGCAATCTTCCATACAGCTAGCCCCATCACAACCAGCATTACTCCATGAACTGAAGGAGAAATATGCGGAAAAATacattgaatttattggaaaagaaataataattggCAAAAATCCTCCATCCACATTTTGTCtagaaatttctttaaatccCTTCTTGAAAGAGTTCCTAACAGAAGAGTCTTTCAAATCACAACTACTTCCAAATTTAGAAAAGGCTAATTTAAGATCTCCGGAGTCAGCATTCGCTATTGCTGCCGAGCTTTACGCCGGTGTTAATGCaaagaatattaatttgttgaatattttcacatcttcaaaattaatgACTCAATCATTCTCATCATTTAAGAGCTCAAAAGAAGCTGTAAGAGATATCTCCTTACATTCCGTTATTACGCTTTTCGAATCAATTGACATTGAAAACGTTGATGAAAGTGATCTACTTAAATATGtcgatgaaattttcaagaatatcAAATCCAACTTGAATGCAGATTACAAGTCTCTTGTgtcaaaaatattattcGCAATTCCCTCTTCCTTTGAACAAGTCTCTGCAAAGATTGCTCAAGATCTATCAATCTACGTTACTAAAGAAGGTAATGAGAATGCTTTGAACATAATGTTATTGGCGTTCTTTTCTCATTACCTTACTCTATCACAACCCTCAGCTGATATAAATAAGCTGATAAAAAACGGTtttaaggaaaagaagCCAAGTTTAAAGAAATGCTGGTTTACTTCCTTGTTGGAGATGTCTGCCAAATCCACGAAAGAAATGcttgaaagttttgaagCTGAGTGCCTAGAATTCATTTCAGAAACTTTATCTCATCATTTTAAACATGACCACAAAAATATTCTTGCATGTCTAATCTATTTTGACGCGGCATATACTCTAGGAATAACTGATTTACAAGAAAAACTACACACCGTGATATCATCGCTCCCTAAAACGTCTATTATTGGAGCTGCATTCGTTAATGTTGCTCTGTCAAGAACCCTAGTGTCTAGTGATCGTCTTGAAGGTGTTAAACTACTTTATACCGCGTTTGCCAGAGAACCAGAATTAATCGGCTTGTCTGTGGTTGAAGCATTAGAGGAGAAGCTACAACAATCGCAGCAATTGATGGATGGTTCTATATCATATAAATACATTGCTCCTGTGTTTGGCGCAATCTCCCAACCAATCGAAAACAATGAACTTTCGATTAGAGTCTTAATCCAAGAATTAATAGTTTCTCAATTTTCTGGTTTTAATCTTAAAAATGGTTGGGCTGGTTTAGTACTTGGTGCTGGAAAAGATCCAGCTACTATCACCGCTGAAAATACGAAAGATATCATAGATAAgattatttcaatttctgaCGATACTAGCCTTCTTAAATCGCCCCTTCATGTATGTGCATTGAAGGCTGCTGCCTATGCATCTTTCATTAATCCAAATGCTTTTGCGCCAGAAATAGCtactattattaaaaatgatttaGCGGTTGGCAAAATTCCTGATCttactgaagaagattttgagATTTTGGCAGGTGAAGAAGGTACAATGGTAATTAACGTGctagaaaagaaaatggatAACAAACTTACAGATAAAAATACAAAGGATTATGAGACTTTAAAATGGGAACAAAGTATTAGAAAAGAGCAATCAAAAAAGACGAACAAGAAATTAACCAAAGAGGAACAAGAACTTGTAAACAAGCAACTAAGTACGGAATCTGAGATTAGACTTAAGCTTACAAAATTTATTCTACGTATATCTCGTTCGGTTGaattaatcaaatttttaAGTAAGGATGCTACTTTAGTCGATAATGGTATTACAACATGGTTCCCAGTTGCCGTTAATAATCTTTTGAGGTTGGCTCAGGAAAAGAATACGTTCAAATTAgttaataattcaataattgatGCATTCTTAGGACTTTCTGCAAATTTTTCTGATAGACTTGGACCTTTGAGATTTTTCCTTGGTATTGCCATTCTCCGTGTTTATAATGTCTGCAATATTCCAGAAAATTTCCTAGCTGAAAACTTGGATGATTTACTGTCGAGAGTCCTCTTTAGAATCAAATTTATCTCAAATCAAAAGGCTTTAGACCCAATCAGTTTAACCTTCTTACTTCCTCTGTTAATTAATGTTTTAGAGGAAGGTAAAAGAGTTGCAATAAAAAACTCTGATAAACCCGTAGCTAAAACTGAATTCATGGAAGAAGACAAAGAGGAGGAGCATTTGTTATTAGCAATGGAGATTATTTCTGTCCATGCAGAAGCCTTCAAAGACCCTTCTATCCCCCGTGTACCAATTCTCCAAGTTCTTCTATCTTTATTGGGCCTGCCATCAAAGGCAAAAATTGCAAAGGACTGTTTCAATTCTCTTTGCCAAAGTATTTCATTTGCTCCAAATCAAGAGGATCtagatattatattatCAAACGTTCTTTCCCCTAATACATTTGTCCGTTCTACCATCTTGGAAACGATCGATAACgaatttgaattggaaccttttatgaaattttctCCTGAGATTTTTATCTCTAAATTTGACTCAGAAGATTTTAACCGCGAGACAGCTGATTTCATCTGGGAGTTCAATAAGTTCGAAATCAACGATTTGctaattgaaaaattactGTCCTTCTTTGACCAATCTGACAGTGGGCTTCGTTTATTTACTGCCAAGGCCTATGTGTCAGCTTCTCTTTACGTCTCCACTAATAATTCAActaaattaaataaatactTAGGTATGCTGATGAAGTTCTATTCAGAAAAAGCTAAACCGCTAGAAgatattattgatgaatatggATTGGTTGTCGTCACAGCTGCTGAACGCAAGGATCCATGGCAAGAAAGAAGTACTGCCGCTATAGCTCTTAAAGAGTTCGCTTCTGGCTTACccgatgaagatgaatgTATTGTCGATGTTATTGGCTTTTTAGTTAATGAACATGGATTAGGAGATAGAGAACCGCTAGTACGTCAAGAGATGAAGGAGGCAGGTATCGAGATAATTACTGAACATGGGTCCAAAATGtcagaaaaattaattccaattttcGAAAGATCGTTGACCTCTGAACCAGAAGCCTCTATAAAGgaaaatgttattattctttatgGTACGCTTGCGAGACATTTGGATAAGGATGATTCGAGAattcatattattatagATCGTTTGCTTTCCACTCTTGAAACACCATCATCAGATGTGCAACAAGCCGTATCAGAATGTTTGGCACCATTGGTGTTCCAATTTAAGTCTAAGGTCGAAGATTATATCAACGACCTTATGTCCAAGTTACTAAACCCAGCTCTACCAACGTCTATCCGTAAAGGGGCTGCCTGGGGTATTGCGGGGCTTGTTAAAGGTTATGGTATATCTGCACTAAGTGAATTCGATATTGTACGTAACTTGATTGAGGCAGCTGAAGATAAGAAGGAGGCTAAGAGACGTGAATCTGTTGCATATGCGTTCGAGTACTTATCTatatcattgaaaagattttttGAACCCTATGTTATTGAGGTTTTACCAaccattttgaaaaatctcGGTGATTCTGTTCCAGAGGTACGTAATGCAACTGCCGAAGCAACCAAGGCTATCATGGCACATACAACAAGTTATGGTGTGATGAAGTTAATTCCTGTCGCAGTTTCCAACTTGGATGATATTTCCTGGAGAACTAAACGTGGTTCTGTTGAATTATTGGGTAATATGGCGTATTTGGACCCAACTCAATTATCAACGTCGCTATCTACCATCGTTCCAGAAATCGTTGGGGTCTTAAATGATTCTCACAAAGAAGTCCGTAAGGCTGCTGATGAATCTCTAAAGAGATTCGGGGAAGTTATTAGAAATCcagaaattcaaaaattagTCCCAGTTTTGATCCAAGCAATTGGTGATCCCACCAAATACACTGAAGATGCTTTAGATGCCTTAATCCAAACTCAATTCGTGCATTATATCGATGGTCCATCCTTAGCTTTGATCATCCATGTTATTCATAGAGGTATGCATGATAGATCTGCAAACACAAAGAGAAAGGCATGTAAAATTGTTGGTAATATGGCAATCTTAGTCGACACAAAGGATTTGATACCATACTTGcaacaattaattgatgagGTCGAAATTGCTATGGTTGACCCTGTCCCAAACACTAGAGCAACTGCTGCACGCGCATTAGGTGCCTTGGTTGAAAGATTAGGTGAAGAACAATTCCCTGACTTAATACCCCGTCTATTGGATACTTTGAGTGACGAGATGAAATCTGGGGATCGTCTTGGTTCAGCCCAAGCATTGGCAGAGGTTATCAGTGGTCTTggtttgaataaattagaTGAACTGCTACCTACAATCTTGGCTGGGGTTAATAATTATCGTTCCTATGTCAGAGAAGGTTTTATGCCATTATTGCTATTTATTCCTATTTGCTTTGGTTCACAATTTGCACCATACATCAACCAGATTATCCAACCGATCCTTTCAGGTCTTGCCGATGTTGATGAAAGCATCCATGACACTTCTTTGAAGGCTGGTAAACTGATCGTTAAGAATTATGCTTCCAAAGCAGTCGATTTGTTGCTTCCTGAATTAGAAAGAGGTATGTTCGATGAAAACGATCGTATTCGTCTTTCTTCTGTTCAATTAACTGGTGAACTATTATTTCAAGTTACTGGTATTTCGTCCAGGAATGAATATGCCGAGGAGGAGGGTGACCATACTAATGAGGCATCTGGTAAATTGGTGGACGTTCTGGGTCAAGAGCATCGCGACAGAGTATTGGCAGCCATGTTTGTTTGTAGAAATGACACATCTGGCATTGTCCGTGCCACTACAGTAGATATCTGGAAGGCATTGGTACCAAATACTCCACGTGCAGTTAAGGAAATTCTTCCAACATTAACAACCATTATCGTAACCCATTTGGCATCTTCCTCAAATATTTTGCGTAACATAGCTGCTCAAACTTTAGGTGATCTTGTTCGTCGTGTCGGTGGAAACGCTTTATCTCAATTGTTACCTACTTTGGAAGAATCTTTGGAGGAATCTTCTAACCCTGATTCTAGACAAGGTGTTTGTATTGCTCTACATGAGTTAATtgcatcatcatctgaaGAATCGCTAGAGGAATTCCAAGCTATTATCGTTAATATAATTAGAACAACCTTAATTGATAGTAGTGAGACTGTTAGAAGAGCCTCAGCTACAGCATTTGATGCATACCAATCTGTTGTTGGTAAGCTCGCTGTTGATGAAACCATTCCATATCTATTGCATATGTTGGAATCGTCTGAAAGCTCCGAATATGCACTATTAGGTTTACAAGATATTATGTCCACTAAGTCGGAAGTTATTTTCCCTATTTTGATCCCAACTTTGTTAACCACACCAATAGATGCATTTAGAGCTTCTGCTCTTGGCTCTTTGGCCGAGGTTGCTGGGTCAGCATTATATAAACGTTTGTCAGTCATCATAAATGCCTTAGTGAATGCATTGGTTTCCGATCAACCTAACGAGGAGACCAAAACCGCGCTCGAGACAGCATTAGATAAGGttattttatcaattgatgaagaacaagGTGTACATCCATTACTTCAACAGATTATGTCCCTCTTAAAGAGTGAAGACAAGGCCAAGCGTATCGTTATCTTAGAAAGATTACCaaacttctttgaaaatacAGTGTTAGATTTCGACTTATACATACCCGactttgtttcttttgCCGTTTTATCATTGGATGACAAGGATCCTAGAATTGTGGAAAGTAACTTTGCTGCGCTATCAACATTGATAAAGAAGCAAGACAAAGCAATGTTAGAAAGACTGGTCAAACCTGCCAAACAATCATTACAAATTACTGGTGTTCAAGGTGAGGATTTGGCAACATTCAAGTTACCAAGAGGTCCAAGCTGTGTGTTACCAATATTTTTACATGGGTTGATGTATGGGTCGAATGATGAACGTGAAGCCTCTGCCTTAGCCATCGCAGATGTTGTTTCTAAGACACCATCTGCAAACTTAAAGCCATTTGTTAGTGTTATCACTGGTCCTTTAATTCGTGTTGTTGGTGAAAGATTTAGTAGTGATATCAAGGCCGCAATTTTATTTgctttgaatattttatttataaagATACCCCAATTTTTGAGGCCTTTTATCCCTCAATTGCAAAGAACTTTTGTGAAGTCATTATCGGATCCAACCAACGAAACTTTGCGTTTACGTGCTGCTAAGGCCCTTGGTActttaattgaatatcaaCCTCGTGTTGATCCATTAGTAATTGAACTAGTCGCTGGTGCTAAACAAGCCACCAACGAGGGTGTTAAAACTGCAATGTTGAAGGCATTATTAGAAGTTATAGTTAAAGCAGGTTctaaattaaatgaaactTCAAAGAGTAATGTTGTAAACCTGGTAGAGGAGGAAATGCTTGGCAGTAATGATAAACTTGCTATTGCTTATGTTAAATTAATTGGTTCCCTTTCAGAAATTTTATCTGCCGATGAAGCTCAcaagattttgaaagaaaaggTTCTCGAAGCAGATCTAGATGGAGATTCTGGTAAATTCTCCATTTTAACTCTAAATTCCTTCCTCAAGGATGCTCCAAATCATATCTTTAATCCAGAGttgattaatgaatttgtgGAATATATTGTCACCGGGTTGAGATCAGCTGACCCTTACTTTGGTGAAAACTCAGTTATTGCTGCTGGTAAGCTGCTATTGTTAGAAGGTGAAAACAAATCACCATTCTCAAAGATACAAAGCTCGACGTCATTTTCAGTTGGTGAAGATAACATTAAGTTATTGGTTGAAGAAGTATGCAAGTGTTCCTTAAAGCCTGCCAGCAATTCAACTGACTGTAGAAGACTATCTTTAGTCGTTATTAGAACATTGGCaagatttaaatttgaacaaTGTATAAAGCCGTACTTTGACATTTTGGGACCTTCTATTTTTGCAAGTTTGCGTGATACTATAATTCCTATCAAATTAGCCGCTGAAAAGAGTTATTTGTCTGTATTTAGATTGGTTGAAGATAAGGACATGGATACATTCAATGAGTGGTTTAATGGCTTAACAGGAGATGTTACTACAATTACCGGAACAACGATTCAATTAAGATCCATTGGTGATTTCACGAAGAGAGTCGGTAAGAGATTAGCTGGGGTCGAGAGAGATAGAATCGCTGCAGGTGGTGATGCTGAAACAATGTTTAGTGATAGAATCgaagatgaaaaggaaatcTGGGCTGTTGGTGGTGTCGAATTAAGTAATGATAACATCTAAACGTCACTAGTTATATAAACAATTATTTTATATCAAGCACTTatataatactaataaaaTGCTTTGTGctcttttttaatttatatGCAATTACGTAGTTCCATGATAACTACCTATCGAGTGTATAGTATTAACCGAGCTAGTGATCAATTTTCCAGATAATCTACTACTTTCCAAATAACCCGTTCCAAAGACGGTATCTTTTGCCAccaaaaaatttcattatattcttttccttGTGAActaaagaaacaaaaataaatgaattttAGTATGCACCTCGATGCAactttatatattatattgatTATCAAAGCCAGGGCGAGCAAAAGAGCAGCGCGCTTCAACTTCCTCACACTGACTGATTCCATAGCCTATGTACCTCTTCGCGCCCCTAATGAAATGGGTACTGTTTCAAAAGACTTAGTTTCTCTCTGGATGATCAATCAATACCTCCTTGATTATATTATCGGTTTGAAGGTTAAGTGAGTACTGTAGATTTTGACAGTAAGTGACTACTACGGCTTATTTTATTTGCGCGCAAGTTAGACGAGTTCAAAAAGTTCAAAAAAATGCTAAGGCTGCTGGCGGCGAGGTTTGAGTGAACACCGCCTAGCGTGTGTGATACAAAATGCAGGGAATCGGCCTGTTTCGCACACGAATATCACCTTAGAGGACAGATCATTGTTCGACGATACAGACGTAGACGTGGATTTTCAATCTGTACCTCAACCCTTATCCCTTAGTTAACAGCTATGTTGTATTTAATATGTATCTAAACTAAACACATCATTCGTACATTGAAGAATGTTTCCTCCAAATAAAAAGCGCCTTCTACTC is a genomic window containing:
- the GCN1 gene encoding Gcn1p (ancestral locus Anc_8.155) — translated: MSEGQARIGLLQANNLIMSSTITWEELAPIMENRCNDAIVSRRIQFLKDLLNLVEGETLETPQLAQISMNLLKTFVIYQDTKSKDLVISIFHAILPLEPRLLEKYITFILEQVSKYPGTRALSDYLNLFDWIHSFLEVIATDSSRFEELIPKLLEVHCYTTYGIETVLDNQETTKKTHFRRNQHRKRIRESVLQATSKTFTHCFKHNGNASSYFSAICKIVLEDHTKLKLPVTGVVVIMGALTQSSIQLAPSQPALLHELKEKYAEKYIEFIGKEIIIGKNPPSTFCLEISLNPFLKEFLTEESFKSQLLPNLEKANLRSPESAFAIAAELYAGVNAKNINLLNIFTSSKLMTQSFSSFKSSKEAVRDISLHSVITLFESIDIENVDESDLLKYVDEIFKNIKSNLNADYKSLVSKILFAIPSSFEQVSAKIAQDLSIYVTKEGNENALNIMLLAFFSHYLTLSQPSADINKLIKNGFKEKKPSLKKCWFTSLLEMSAKSTKEMLESFEAECLEFISETLSHHFKHDHKNILACLIYFDAAYTLGITDLQEKLHTVISSLPKTSIIGAAFVNVALSRTLVSSDRLEGVKLLYTAFAREPELIGLSVVEALEEKLQQSQQLMDGSISYKYIAPVFGAISQPIENNELSIRVLIQELIVSQFSGFNLKNGWAGLVLGAGKDPATITAENTKDIIDKIISISDDTSLLKSPLHVCALKAAAYASFINPNAFAPEIATIIKNDLAVGKIPDLTEEDFEILAGEEGTMVINVLEKKMDNKLTDKNTKDYETLKWEQSIRKEQSKKTNKKLTKEEQELVNKQLSTESEIRLKLTKFILRISRSVELIKFLSKDATLVDNGITTWFPVAVNNLLRLAQEKNTFKLVNNSIIDAFLGLSANFSDRLGPLRFFLGIAILRVYNVCNIPENFLAENLDDLLSRVLFRIKFISNQKALDPISLTFLLPLLINVLEEGKRVAIKNSDKPVAKTEFMEEDKEEEHLLLAMEIISVHAEAFKDPSIPRVPILQVLLSLLGLPSKAKIAKDCFNSLCQSISFAPNQEDLDIILSNVLSPNTFVRSTILETIDNEFELEPFMKFSPEIFISKFDSEDFNRETADFIWEFNKFEINDLLIEKLLSFFDQSDSGLRLFTAKAYVSASLYVSTNNSTKLNKYLGMLMKFYSEKAKPLEDIIDEYGLVVVTAAERKDPWQERSTAAIALKEFASGLPDEDECIVDVIGFLVNEHGLGDREPLVRQEMKEAGIEIITEHGSKMSEKLIPIFERSLTSEPEASIKENVIILYGTLARHLDKDDSRIHIIIDRLLSTLETPSSDVQQAVSECLAPLVFQFKSKVEDYINDLMSKLLNPALPTSIRKGAAWGIAGLVKGYGISALSEFDIVRNLIEAAEDKKEAKRRESVAYAFEYLSISLKRFFEPYVIEVLPTILKNLGDSVPEVRNATAEATKAIMAHTTSYGVMKLIPVAVSNLDDISWRTKRGSVELLGNMAYLDPTQLSTSLSTIVPEIVGVLNDSHKEVRKAADESLKRFGEVIRNPEIQKLVPVLIQAIGDPTKYTEDALDALIQTQFVHYIDGPSLALIIHVIHRGMHDRSANTKRKACKIVGNMAILVDTKDLIPYLQQLIDEVEIAMVDPVPNTRATAARALGALVERLGEEQFPDLIPRLLDTLSDEMKSGDRLGSAQALAEVISGLGLNKLDELLPTILAGVNNYRSYVREGFMPLLLFIPICFGSQFAPYINQIIQPILSGLADVDESIHDTSLKAGKLIVKNYASKAVDLLLPELERGMFDENDRIRLSSVQLTGELLFQVTGISSRNEYAEEEGDHTNEASGKLVDVLGQEHRDRVLAAMFVCRNDTSGIVRATTVDIWKALVPNTPRAVKEILPTLTTIIVTHLASSSNILRNIAAQTLGDLVRRVGGNALSQLLPTLEESLEESSNPDSRQGVCIALHELIASSSEESLEEFQAIIVNIIRTTLIDSSETVRRASATAFDAYQSVVGKLAVDETIPYLLHMLESSESSEYALLGLQDIMSTKSEVIFPILIPTLLTTPIDAFRASALGSLAEVAGSALYKRLSVIINALVNALVSDQPNEETKTALETALDKVILSIDEEQGVHPLLQQIMSLLKSEDKAKRIVILERLPNFFENTVLDFDLYIPDFVSFAVLSLDDKDPRIVESNFAALSTLIKKQDKAMLERLVKPAKQSLQITGVQGEDLATFKLPRGPSCVLPIFLHGLMYGSNDEREASALAIADVVSKTPSANLKPFVSVITGPLIRVVGERFSSDIKAAILFALNILFIKIPQFLRPFIPQLQRTFVKSLSDPTNETLRLRAAKALGTLIEYQPRVDPLVIELVAGAKQATNEGVKTAMLKALLEVIVKAGSKLNETSKSNVVNLVEEEMLGSNDKLAIAYVKLIGSLSEILSADEAHKILKEKVLEADLDGDSGKFSILTLNSFLKDAPNHIFNPELINEFVEYIVTGLRSADPYFGENSVIAAGKLLLLEGENKSPFSKIQSSTSFSVGEDNIKLLVEEVCKCSLKPASNSTDCRRLSLVVIRTLARFKFEQCIKPYFDILGPSIFASLRDTIIPIKLAAEKSYLSVFRLVEDKDMDTFNEWFNGLTGDVTTITGTTIQLRSIGDFTKRVGKRLAGVERDRIAAGGDAETMFSDRIEDEKEIWAVGGVELSNDNI
- the NCAS0B05470 gene encoding uncharacterized protein (ancestral locus Anc_8.154) — translated: MESVSVRKLKRAALLLALALIINIIYKVASRCILKFIYFCFFSSQGKEYNEIFWWQKIPSLERVIWKVVDYLEN